A region of Denticeps clupeoides chromosome 19, fDenClu1.1, whole genome shotgun sequence DNA encodes the following proteins:
- the ano8b gene encoding anoctamin-8 isoform X4 translates to MGLRKSVKPEFGGGTRSFSCEEDYIYENIESELCFFTSQERQSIIKYWLDNLRAKQGEVLHNVHFLEGQPIIPELKARGVIRQVFPLHEQRILGQLMKSWVQAVCEKQPLDDICDYFGVKIAMYFAWLGFYTTSMLYPAVIGFVLWMLTESDQTSRDICCVVFALFNVVWATLFLERWKRRGAELAYKWGTLDTPAESLEEPRPQFRGVMRCSPVTGCEEFYYPPWRRRVFRWLVSLPICILCLCFVFLAMLICFELQEFVMGIKELPRVARFIPKIMLAITVTACDEVYRKIACWLNDMENYRLQSAYEKNLIIKMVLFQFVNSYLSLFYIGFYLKDMERLKELLLVLSLSHSLLRQMRQNLLPLLLLKTHLLIMTLPRLVRAALRPKVRQPRPEMLATLLIIRQFLQNVKEVLQPYLYERHKLGDLTPRAVWDLLASALLKYGRLAAGKAQATPPDPTGPAEGRRGAGAGSSPSQRREKKCLNGGCGVPDDEHVEEDGERHSEEENEEESLIDCGLKLRKVSFIEKVDQRKSGPLASPVEDSFLEEGSPTMVEKGMDPASVFEMCDDDDDDNGIADAKDPAAESVAAPLAVGMENTATLRHRKRGRSMERADGGAKRDSWIDPPEEVESSVLTQAEIESCMQTYEDTFQDYQEMFIQFGYVVLFSSAFPLAAMCALINNIIEIRSDAFKLCTGLQRPFGQRVESIGQWQTVMEAMGLIAIIVNCYLIGQCGQLQRLFPWLSPEMAIISIVILEHFAILLKYVIHVAIPDIPCWVGEEMAKLEYQRREAFKKHERQAQQHFQHQQRRKREEEERQRQAEYQARREREREEGRPDSGGGDHHHDKSHGGGKSRSGGGAGGSGGGEKPKRPSSLLANNNVMKLKQIIPLQSKFSSGTARSPQSPTEAKLPGFLSFKFLKSPENKKEAAVAAAAAAAAASASAASTAVAPAPGQERSQSPSKAFNPGKLFNFGKSEGPACLNGAQATKNGEPERPASRSDLNGVPDEIPSPPGGENSENGHAAEAEPPGPKI, encoded by the exons ATGGGCCTGAGGAAGTCAGTGAAGCCCGAGTTCGGGGGAGGAACCCGGAGCTTCTCCTGCGAGGAAGACTACATCTACGAAAACATCGAGAGTGAGCTCTGCTTCTTCACGTCGCAG GAGCGCCAGAGCATCATCAAGTACTGGCTGGACAACTTGAGAGCCAAGCAGGGAGAGGTCCTCCACAACGTCCACTTCCTGGAAGGGCAGCCCATTA TTCCAGAGCTGAAAGCAAGGGGTGTCATTCGGCAGGTCTTCCCCCTCCACGAGCAGAGGATTCTGGGACAGCTGATGAAGTCCTGGGTCCAGGCTGTCTGTGAGAAGCAGCCGCTGG ATGACATCTGTGATTATTTTGGCGTGAAGATTGCCATGTACTTCGCCTGGCTGGGCTTCTACACCACCTCCATGCTGTACCCCGCTGTGATCGGCTTTGTGCTGTGGATGCTCACCGAATCCGATCAG ACGAGTCGGGATATCTGCTGTGTCGTGTTCGCCCTCTTTAACGTGGTGTGGGCCACGCTCTTCCTGGAGCGCTGGAAGCGGAGGGGGGCGGAGCTGGCGTACAAGTGGGGCACGTTGGACACCCCGGCGGAATCGTTGGAGGAGCCCCGGCCGCAATTTCGG GGTGTGATGCGCTGTAGCCCCGTGACAGGCTGCGAGGAGTTCTACTATCCCCCGTGGAGACGGCGCGTCTTCAGGTGGCTGGTCAGCCTGCCCATCTGTATTTTATGCCTTTGCTTTGTCTTCCTGGCCATGCTGATCTGCTTCGAACTGCAG GAGTTTGTGATGGGGATTAAAGAGCTGCCGCGTGTAGCCAGGTTCATCCCTAAGATCATGCTGGCTATCACTGTGACTGCGTGTGATGAGGTGTACCGCAAGATCGCCTGTTGGCTCAACGACATGG AAAATTACAGACTTCAGAGTGCCTACGAGAAAAACCTCATCATCAAAATGGTCCTT TTTCAGTTTGTAAATTCTTATCTCAGCCTTTTCTACATCGGATTCTACCTCAAAGACATGGAGCGTCTGAAAGAG CTGCTGCTGGTCCTCTCGCTGAGCCACAGTCTGCTGAGGCAGATGAGGCAGAACCTGCTGCCCCTCCTCTTGCTCAAGACGCACCTCCTGATCATGACCCTCCCTCGGCTCGTACGCGCTGCCCTGCGGCCCAAAGTACGGCAGCCGAGGCCTGAG ATGCTGGCCACGCTGCTGATAATCCGCCAGTTCCTGCAGAACGTGAAGGAAGTGCTGCAGCCGTACCTGTACGAGCGCCACAAGCTGGGCGACCTGACGCCGCGGGCCGTGTGGGACCTGCTGGCGTCCGCGCTGCTGAAGTACGGCCGCCTGGCCGCGGGGAAGgcccaggccacgccccccgaCCCCACCGGGCCGGCAGAGGGGCGGAGGGGCGCGGGGGCCGGCAGCAGCCCGTCCCAGCGGAGGGAGAAGAAGTGTCTGAACGGGGGCTGCGGGGTTCCGGACGACGAGCACGTGGAGGAGGACGGCGAGAGGCACAGCGAGGAGgagaacgaggaggagagtcTCATCGACTGCGGCCTGAAGCTCAGGAAGGTCAGTTTCATCGAGAAGGTCGACCAGCGCAAGTCCGGCCCCCTGGCTTCGCCCGTGGAGGACAGCTTCTTAGAGGAGGGCAGTCCCACCATGGTGGAGAAGGGGATGGACCCCGCCTCCGTCTTCGAGATGTGcgacgacgacgatgacgacAACGGGATCGCTGACGCTAAGGACCCGGCGGCGGAATCCGTGGCGGCTCCTCTTGCAGTCGGGATGGAGAACACCGCAACTTTAAGGCACCGGAAAAGGGGGCGTAGCATGGAGCGGGCGGACGGCGGCGCCAAGAGGGACTCGTGGATCGACCCTCCCGAGGAGGTGGAGTCCTCCGTACTCACACAGGCTGAGATCGAGAGCTGCATGCAGACCTACGAG GACACTTTCCAGGACTACCAGGAGATGTTCATCCAGTTCGGCTACGTCGTCCTCTTCTCATCCGCGTTCCCGCTGGCCGCCATGTGCGCCCTCATCAACAACATCATCGAGATCCGCAGCGACGCCTTCAAGCTCTGCACCGGGCTGCAGCGGCCATTCGGCCAGCGGGTGGAGAGCATCGGCCAGTGGCAG ACGGTGATGGAAGCCATGGGCCTCATTGCCATCATAGTGAACTGTTACCTGATTGGCCAGTGTGGTCAGCTGCAGCGCCTCTTCCCCTGGCTCAGTCCGGAGATGGCCATCATCTCCATAGTCATCCTCGAG CACTTCGCCATCCTGCTGAAGTACGTCATTCATGTGGCAATCCCAGACATCCCCTGCTGGGTGGGAGAGGAAATGGCCAAACTGGAATACCAGCGCCGGGAGGCTTTTAAG AAACACGAGCGGCAGGCGCAGCAGCACTTCCAGCACCAGCAGCGGCGGAAgcgtgaggaggaggagcggcagCGGCAGGCCGAGTACCAGGCCCGGCGGGAGCGCGAGCGGGAGGAGGGCCGACCCGACTCAGGAGGGGGCGACCACCACCACGACAAGAGCCACGGTGGCGGCAAGTCCCGGTCGGGTGGGGGCGCCGGGGGCTCGGGAGGAGGGGAGAAGCCCAAGCGGCCCAGTTCCCTCCTGGCCAACAACAACGTGATGAAGCTGAAGCAGATCATCCCTCTGCAGAGCAAGTTCTCGTCTGGCACGGCCCGCTCGCCACAGTCGCCCACCGAAGCCAAGCTCCCAGGGTTCCTCAGCTTCAAGTTCCTCAAGTCGCCGGAGAACAAGAAAGAGGCGGCGGTAGCCGCCgcggcggctgcggcggcggctTCGGCCTCGGCCGCCTCCACCGCCGTGGCGCCCGCCCCCGGCCAGGAGCGATCGCAGTCCCCTAGCAAGGCCTTCAACCCCGGCAAACTCTTTAACTTCGGCAAATCCGAGGGGCCGGCCTGCCTGAACGGGGCGCAGGCGACCAAAAACGGGGAGCCCGAGCGGCCGGCCAGCAGGTCGGACCTGAACGGCGTCCCGGACGAGATTCCGTCCCCTCCTGGCGGAGAGAACAGTGAAAATGGACACGCGGCCGAAGCCGAGCCCCCCGGCCCCAAAATCTGA